CACtttcatttttcataaaaaaaatatttttttatcaaaaataagtGATTTTGACCTCGTAACAACAATACCAAACAAGATCTAAGTTTACTCCAAACTCTATTTCGACTGATATTTTGCTGTCAAGGTGATAGATAGGGATGACAATGGAACATAACGAATGCAAGGCGGGGCAGGAGGGGGGGGCGAGCTATAATATTTGTGGTACGGAGcgggttcaaatatttttaaaaatcaggCGGGAAAGGGCAGGTTTGCGGGTTggatttttcatttattttttttggtaacgCCCAGTTATTATTCATAAGTGAAAACTTtgaatttaagttgaaaaaattGCAAAACTATTGTAGCTATACTATTATTTAGTGTTATAGCTAGAATTCTCATAACATTATATTATTGAGTTATCCAGTGTAAAGTGGAAATTTCGGTTATTGTATTGTATACTTTTATcatcttgatttttatttaaatttaataatatcaaattattgaattcatgtttacctaataataaaaaatgtcatttatgtaatataaaaaaattatattagataAATTTATATGGGACAAATTTATGCGAGACTGAACAGAGTAAATTGAAAATAGAATAATTTACTATGTAAGACAGAACGAGGTGAGTTGGAGTGTTTGCGGATTTTGCTCCGCAATCGCTCCTCCCCATTACCATCCCTAGCGGTAGGTTTATGTCGTGGAGCGATCTATTCATATTATTGTGTTGCTCCAATCTAAGGAGGACATTTTGAAAGTATTAATAGTAAATAATTACACAATCATGTCCAAAAAGTCCAACGTTTTGAGGCTACGTTCAATAGAAGTGTTAAATTAGCCCATGAAAAGTATAATTCACTTAAGTTTGGATAAGTCAATATCTGCTTATTTCTAGCTCAATCCACTTTAGATTATTAAAAATTAGATTGATATGTAACTTAAATTGATTCATGACAAATTTTgttaacatattttttttaataaaatattttttatttgatatgttatatataagcataataaaaaataataattttattaagtactaaaaataattataaaaaaacaaataaataatcaaaacttAGTACGGATTGAGCGAATTGAGTTATGAGCcacattttaattaaatttattttaactcaAGTAATTTTTAAATGGATCAATAAGCGTTTATTCATTAACTTAACCTGTTTTGATGTGTCAAATTATCGATTTGACACGTCATTAAGTTGTAGGCATTAATTTGAATATCGTGGCACACTACAATACCTATTAAGTGGCGATGCTTTAATTTCCGGCCAACATTAGCCAAACCTTTCTAAGAAAAGAATGGTAGTTATTAGTCAAAAGGTACTTAGCATATATATCGTCTCCTAAAACTACTAATTTAAGTATAAATCTCTAAATAAAAGGCACTTAGGTTGATATTCTTCTCCCCTTTTCCATCAcatcattaataatattattattttttatagtatttcTTTTGCAAAAGAGatctttagttttttttttctttttcttttcaagtGTTTATTTTGTGGCTTATAGAACACAAGTTGCTTGCAATAAAGAAATGTTAATTTGTATCCACTCTTAGTATCTGTCTAGCTTTAATTGTATTGATTACTTTTCTCTTTTGGAGATGTTCCTCCTTTTGAGGAGGAAATTGGAAATTGCTTTCAAGGTACTGTGGCATGGATGATATCATAGGCAATTCCAAATCCAAGATCTTTGATTCAATAGATGATTTAGATGTAGAATGAGTATGATCTTatttaacatatatatttttgatattttgagtcAGAATTAATGAATTTAGTTGAAATTAATGGATAATTCGACATAAAAAGATGTTGCACTAATCAAAGTGCTACTacttctatatatataaaagaaaaaggatgCTAATAGTTCAAAAtatctcttttttaaaaaaaattcgtGCTCAGTTAAAATGCCTTGAAAAGTCTCTTGTTTTCCTAGTTGAGCACTGGGTGCGACAACCGGATAATATATGGTTGTTTAATTAGTTGTAAAAGGAAGATGAAGTCTGTTTTTATGGTTTTGTCATCCTTCTTTTCCCACTATCACTACTTGCCCCAAAAGTATCTTTTGatctatagtattttttttttattagtttgtCCTTTTTTTAtggtttaaaaaagaatatttttttgataattttttaattttgactttctacttgaaatatttataatcataagattattttgatacattttatatttttttagtttataatTATAAGAgttgaaatttaaattattatttttttattttcttaaatttcatgtcTGATTAAAATCAGacatataaattaaaacgaaaACAGTACTAGAATTCATTTTTGAACAATGAAGAAATGACCTTAGTGTACATTTCAACTAATCGGTTGCTTTTAACTCTGAGTTATGTATGCATgtgtaaaattaaataaaaataaaagtacaaatacaaatacaaacGTATACTAAGATCAAGCATGACAGCAACCCTTAATCTTAGAAAATAGTTATATTAATCCAGTTACTTTAAAAGTTGTTTTTTTGGTTGAGAAAAATGATGGGTTTGTGctcaataaaaatattagaagaacaaagaaaaatagaaagttgaaatataataaataaatatttgagtcCACAAAATTTATTGTGTGTCTTTAAAGAATTTAATCTCTTCACTACACTTGAGATTGTAgattatttttctcccaagataAAACGAACATACCTATTAAAGACAACAAACTCAAAAGTCACTTACGAAATCACACAAAAGCCTTTGTCTAATTCCAAAGAATTTAAagtaaatttcaaatttcaataagTTTTCCTCAATGAAAGCAGGAATTTCTGCCTAGCAATAGGTGTCAGGTGAGGGGACAGAGAAAGTCTCAACtttatttgaaagaaaatttagCAGAAGAACGAGAAAATTCAATACAGAAAATTGAGAGGAGACCTCtttatttatagccaacaatAGTTGCAAACTTACATGTTCAGAACAGACATGGtgtcttttggaaaaaaaaattgtctgtTTGAAAAGAACATGTCCTTTTCGAAACATTTCTGCGTATTTTAGATTATTTCGTTCCGCTCacaagttaattaataaagaaaaaagggtaaaaaaatGTCCtcaaactatttgaaatgaataaaaatgtccTTCGTTTATAGTTTAGTCCAAAAATATCATTGCCGTCAATACTTTAGTCCAGAAATGCCcctattgttatttaatgggtcaaaaatgcccctATTATAacaaaatgggtcaaaaatgccctttttcgaaaatatattttttttaagaaaaacaaatcttgttccttataaaaatattacttttaagaaactctattcttgctttctttctttttaaaccactttaagtaataaaaatgtagaaaattattttattattcgtaatctcattttatcaattaaaaaataataatttcatgtactctatattttaacggataatatatgtcatatataaaatatcataataaattcattattaatttttattcaaataacgatataatgaatttttttaaattttttaaatttttttctaattgaagtagaataaacatttgctaataaaagaaatattatcaggaaaaaatgtgttcaaaaagaaaataaataatatatttatttaaaaaatgacattttttatctattaaataacaataagggtATTTCTGGACTAAAATATTGATGACAAaagcatttttggaccaaaataTAAACGgagaatatttttattcatttcaaatagtttaaagacattttgaccctttttccaTTAATAAACAAATAATTCAACGAACAAATTAATGAGATTGACAAAAACTTTTGAAGATTGACAAAAACTTGtgtataaaaaattatcaattaatTACATCACTTATTCTCCCGTATTTCCTAATTTTCATTTCTCAATTTACACCTTACTAAAACTCAACAAAAAAGATTTCCACAAGAAGGTGGTATGTTAAACGAAGAAACTGTCCAAAAGTATACGTGAGGGACTATGCTAAACTTATCCAAAAGTACAAGgaccatttttgtcattttcttctCCTATATTAGCTACCATATCCACCTTCAAATAGAGGGGTGGCTATTTTATTAAGGAAACCAGGGCCAATTTTCCACTTCTTTTGCAAATAACACAACACTCGATATTAAGAATAACTAATAGTATGATATTGAAGATTCTTCTCATGGTAGGAAGCTAGTCCAAATAAGCTATTATTCCATTTATATGATACtgtttaaattttgatttttgacaGTGAATTTCTTAACtaaaacaaaagaaattcaCCGATGGATCAACAAATTAGCTTTAGAGAAATGATTCGCCCAACTTTATTTTCCTACTATTATGTTTTTGAAACACCATCAAATTAGAGGATATAATTCTAACAAGTTTGGGTTTGAACCttaaagaaatagaaaaatCTTTGAAAGGAAACACTTTCCCACCATGTTAAATCCAAATTAATTAGGAGAATAATAATCACAAATACCAAATTAATGTGAAAAGAAAATTAGAGAAACAAAATGTTGAAGCAAATTAAGGATGCCCTCCAATTTGGACTACTAATCAATTTGGCCCACCACCTTCCTCTCCCAAACAAGAAAGAAGCCAACAAAGACTATCATTTCACGTTTGTCATCTTCTACTCATTCACATCACAAGCATGATGCTTCTTTTTTTAATCTCTTCCTCTATAGTTAGCTACTTGACAAAGTTATAAACAGAAAAGGAAGAAACTATTTGCTATTTTACTACTTCGTAAGTTCCGAAATGAAGATTTGACGTAACCGCTTAAGCTGTTGTCGTGAGACGAAGAGATCACAATCCTCTTATAGAATAAGGCTACGTAAAATTGATCCTTCATCTGACGCTTAGTACATTGGACTATCTTTTACTTCAATGTAAGTTTAACTACAATATATAGTAaaaatgtaattaaaaaaagatttagaggtcgtttggattgacttataagctgtttttaattttttttgaatatttgactgaccaacttaaagttattttgtgtttaaaataagccctaataaatagttgaatttatttggatgaacttattttaagcagtttataagttgaaaacagcttataagtaaaaaataaataaattggcatgcacctatttttttttaaaacttataagcaattttcaacttataagctatttagaaataagtcaatccaaaccgGCTATTACACAGGTCATTTCAAAGATGTAATTCAAGATTAATTACATGTAACTTCCCTAATGAGTACCCTAAGCTGCATAACACAGTAACTGATATGTTACAACAGGTAAAACTACTGCACTGATGGTGTAAATTACATCGGATTTTTTACACTGTTGTCCGTGTATATTACTTAAAGTTAATTACctctttccctttttttttttttggttattctAGACCAAGAAATTATTTGAGCTAGTAGATGTACCACATGAACTAGATTCGGCCGGAGTTGTAACCGGAGTACCGTCAGATTTGCAGGAAACTGCGGGGAATTCACCACACTTCCGGCACCGAGCAACGACGAGAATTTGACGACAAGAAGGGCATGAAGAGTGTGAACCCAGCCAAGTATCAATACACTGAAGATGGAAACTATGGCCACACTGCGGCAGCAAGCGGATCTCATCTCCGACGGCGTACTCCGCCAGACAAATGGCACACTCCGCCGTGAACGGCGAACCATTAGCCGTACTGCTTGGATCGTAGGTGAATTTGGGCAACGACTGCAACACTTTTTTCTTCAACCCTTTATTCGCCGACGGTTGACTACCACCGCCACCGGCGGCGCCGATTCCTCGCCGGAGCCACGCACATCTGGCAACGGCGATGAGACCTACTACGCAAATCAGCGCACAGAGCAACGCAGCTAGTATTACAACGAAATCAGACTCCACTGTCACCGTCGACGGTGGCTCCGCCGCCGGCGTTGAAGAAGAATTGGTGCTAAGCAGAAATCTAGCATGACGAGTCATAATTGAAAATCAAATTTAACAATATAGAGGAAAGGGGACCAATGGTGTTGAACTGTCTGCAAGTGATGTGAAACATATATGAAAATTTCACAACTCTCAGAcctgtgtatatatatatatagatatattttgtttttattgttgttgttaacgTGGGAATCCGCACCAGGTAAATTTCGCTCCACTATTTTTAAACTGCACAAAAAGTTAAATCATATTAGGCAAATTTCAGGGGataaatttgattaaaaaacaAACAAGGGACTTCAAATTTAAACCCTCTATTTGAAAGCTCATCCGTTCAACTAACTTGATCACCTTATATCCGGATATAGATGTAAAATCTCTTCTTTTTTAATAACTAAATTGGAGcaagattaaatttaaattcatatcGATAAGTTacacattaaaaataaaatactttttaataaaattaatttcttattagaaaaaatttaaattcaaaatttttaattaaaatatataaaatttcgatatttaaaaatattcaaatccaAAATATCTAATTAAACGTGAGTAAAATCTCGTGGAATGTTGAATGGAAGGAATTGAAGATAACACATGTGGTGCACAGAACATATAATTGTAGAGGTCCCTACTATTTTTAAGTACATACTATAATTAAATATTGTACAAAGATATCACAAGCAGACACGtttcattttgttttaaatgataatgaagaaaataattagCGGTTTAGAATAATCATGTAGGGTTAAATCTTGATTAGCATCTTTTTGATATGGTAGACTTCAAGTCAAATTTAAGTAGACACGAGAAGTCGCTAcgtgattttcttttttatttgcctcTTTGGCCGAACTATCgcaatcaatttatttttaagtattgttatcaaaattaatattttttaaaagtaacaatttgtatttgattaaattatttgaaaagtCTATTTGTTAATAGTAtgtatttgatcaattttttagAAAGTGTTTTTTAGTACtctcaaattacaaaaaaagagagagtaagttgcaactaaataatttaataaacaTGAATTTATGATACGataacttaaaaaaaaatcaatttctgttattatttcaaagtacttatttcttcatcaaaaatatatacTCTCTATCAgaagtaatttttttcttttataaaaaataactttcaatatataaattaatatttaataaaataatcgAGATACGCGTAAATTATCGGAAATAAAATTGATCCCGATCCTTTTGTTTATTAGAAGGAACAAAGGCATGTAAAGTTGTCTGAATCTGTTTGTATTCAAAGAAACTGAGGGCGGCCATAGAAAACCACTTTTGCCCCCTTTGGATTCCAAACTAGTATCcttcttcataattttttttttttagggaAAATAGTATTGTTTGTGTTTGAATATCATTTGGGATGAACTTATACGTAAAATATacgtatttatttatttaattttatataaatttaaatatttatttatgtatatttaaaattaaagaatataaatatcaacTAGTAACTAAATTGAATAACATACTTATATATTATATCTAATAAAAATTCGATTTACTTTATACACTCCTACTTCTAACTGTAATAGTAGACTTATGGAGTGGAGATTAAGGATGCTAAAGTGAAATATTACTTTGTTGTTGCTTTTTGTGAAAGACAAAGTAACATTAAAAAGTTGAGGATTAGATGGGCAACATGTTCGTTGTACATTGATTTTgcgtgacaatttttttttttataaagtgtATTATTATCCAAGAA
The sequence above is a segment of the Solanum dulcamara chromosome 11, daSolDulc1.2, whole genome shotgun sequence genome. Coding sequences within it:
- the LOC129873257 gene encoding RING-H2 finger protein ATL8-like; translated protein: MTRHARFLLSTNSSSTPAAEPPSTVTVESDFVVILAALLCALICVVGLIAVARCAWLRRGIGAAGGGGSQPSANKGLKKKVLQSLPKFTYDPSSTANGSPFTAECAICLAEYAVGDEIRLLPQCGHSFHLQCIDTWLGSHSSCPSCRQILVVARCRKCGEFPAVSCKSDGTPVTTPAESSSCGTSTSSNNFLV